One stretch of Terriglobales bacterium DNA includes these proteins:
- the pal gene encoding peptidoglycan-associated lipoprotein Pal produces MKHRNAKWTLIVALAGLLLVTACKKKEAAPPPPPPPPPPAPTASISANPNTVQRGQSTTLTWRTENATDVNIEGVGKVDLSGSQQVTPSDSTSYRLTAKGPGGTQEATARVTVVAPPPPPPAAVSVTLEEDFARNVRDIFFDYDQYDVRADAQPALQSTAAWLKAHPGVKVTIEGHCDERGSTEYNLALGDNRAHAALTALGQMGVPNGALNTVSFGKEKPFCTESNEQCWQQNRRAHFVLAGR; encoded by the coding sequence GTGAAGCACCGCAACGCGAAGTGGACTCTGATTGTTGCCCTGGCCGGTCTCCTGCTGGTTACCGCCTGCAAGAAGAAGGAAGCCGCGCCGCCGCCCCCGCCGCCTCCGCCGCCGCCGGCTCCGACGGCCAGCATCAGCGCGAACCCGAACACGGTGCAGCGCGGGCAGTCCACCACGCTCACCTGGCGCACCGAGAACGCCACCGACGTGAACATTGAGGGCGTCGGCAAGGTTGACCTGAGCGGATCGCAGCAGGTCACGCCCAGCGACTCCACCAGCTATCGCCTCACGGCCAAGGGCCCGGGCGGAACGCAGGAGGCAACCGCGCGCGTCACGGTGGTCGCGCCGCCGCCACCGCCGCCGGCCGCGGTCAGCGTAACGCTGGAAGAGGACTTCGCGCGCAACGTGCGCGACATTTTCTTCGACTATGACCAGTACGACGTCCGCGCTGACGCGCAACCGGCGCTGCAGTCCACGGCGGCGTGGCTGAAGGCGCATCCGGGCGTGAAGGTCACCATCGAAGGACACTGCGACGAGCGCGGCTCCACCGAGTACAACCTGGCGCTGGGCGATAACCGCGCCCATGCCGCCCTCACAGCCCTGGGCCAGATGGGCGTTCCCAACGGCGCCCTCAACACGGTCAGCTTCGGCAAGGAAAAGCCGTTCTGCACCGAGTCGAACGAGCAGTGCTGGCAGCAGAACCGCCGGGCACACTTCGTGCTGGCGGGCCGCTAG